In one Macaca fascicularis isolate 582-1 chromosome 6, T2T-MFA8v1.1 genomic region, the following are encoded:
- the PURA gene encoding transcriptional activator protein Pur-alpha has product MADRDSGSEQGGAALGSGGSLGHPGSGSGSGGGGGGGGGGGGSGGGGGGAPGGLQHETQELASKRVDIQNKRFYLDVKQNAKGRFLKIAEVGAGGNKSRLTLSMSVAVEFRDYLGDFIEHYAQLGPSQPPDLAQAQDEPRRALKSEFLVRENRKYYMDLKENQRGRFLRIRQTVNRGPGLGSTQGQTIALPAQGLIEFRDALAKLIDDYGVEEEPAELPEGTSLTVDNKRFFFDVGSNKYGVFMRVSEVKPTYRNSITVPYKVWAKFGHTFCKYSEEMKKIQEKQREKRAACEQLHQQQQQQQEETAAATLLLQGEEEGEED; this is encoded by the coding sequence ATGGCGGACCGAGACAGCGGCAGCGAGCAGGGTGGTGCGGCGCTGGGCTCGGGCGGCTCCCTGGGGCACCCCGGCTCGGGCTCAGGCTCCGGCGGGGGCGGTGGtggcggcgggggcggcggcggcagtggcggcggcggcggcggggcccCAGGGGGGCTGCAGCACGAGACGCAGGAGCTGGCCTCCAAGCGGGTGGACATCCAGAACAAGCGCTTCTACCTGGACGTGAAGCAGAACGCCAAGGGCCGCTTCCTGAAGATCGCCGAGGTGGGCGCGGGCGGCAACAAGAGCCGCCTCACTCTCTCCATGTCAGTGGCCGTGGAGTTCCGCGACTACCTGGGCGACTTCATCGAGCACTACGCGCAGCTGGGCCCCAGCCAGCCGCCGGACCTGGCCCAGGCACAGGACGAGCCGCGCCGGGCGCTCAAGAGCGAGTTCCTGGTGCGCGAGAACCGCAAGTACTACATGGATCTCAAGGAGAACCAGCGCGGCCGCTTCCTGCGCATCCGCCAGACGGTCAACCGGGGGCCTGGCCTGGGCTCCACGCAGGGCCAGACCATTGCGCTGCCCGCGCAGGGGCTCATCGAGTTCCGTGACGCTCTGGCCAAGCTCATCGACGACTACGGAGTGGAGGAGGAGCCGGCCGAGCTGCCCGAGGGCACCTCCTTGACTGTGGACAACAAGCGCTTCTTCTTCGATGTGGGCTCCAACAAGTACGGCGTGTTTATGCGAGTGAGCGAGGTGAAGCCCACCTACCGCAACTCCATCACCGTGCCCTACAAGGTGTGGGCCAAGTTCGGACACACCTTCTGCAAGTACTCGGAGGAGATGAAGAAGATTCaagagaagcagagggagaagCGGGCTGCCTGTGAGCAGCTCcaccagcagcaacagcagcagcaggaggagacCGCCGCTGCCACCCTGCTACTGCAGGgtgaggaagaaggggaagaagattGA